One Tetrapisispora phaffii CBS 4417 chromosome 3, complete genome DNA segment encodes these proteins:
- the RCF3 gene encoding Rcf3p (similar to Saccharomyces cerevisiae YBR255C-A; ancestral locus Anc_7.178) yields the protein MGNEVQPVHYDPKNLKILSNDLVTQSLLGAGKGLLIAGSTALLLNRFSPLFRNARIQVKTFYYVAWISYSSYFQADSHLLTFQSNVFKDEVKRRQKALDDAAEKGIFLEEKDVIQSTIMKK from the exons ATGGGTAACGAAGTTCAACCAGTTCACTATGATCCAAAGAATCTTAAAATACTGTCAAATGAT tTAGTTACACAAAGCCTTCTCGGTGCTGGAAAAGGTCTACTTATTGCTGGATCAACCGCTTTATTGTTAAATAGATTCTCACCTTTATTTAGAAATGCAAGGATACAGGTCAAGACTTTTTATTACGTGGCATGGATATCATATTCGTCGTATTTCCAAGCTGATTCTCATTTGTTGACTTTTCAGAGTAATGTATTTAAAGATGAAGTTAAAAGAAGACAAAAGGCTTTGGACGATGCTGCTGAAAAGGGAATATTcttagaagaaaaagatgtTATTCAGAGTACAATCATGAAGAAGTGA
- the DUT1 gene encoding bifunctional dITP/dUTP diphosphatase (similar to Saccharomyces cerevisiae DUT1 (YBR252W); ancestral locus Anc_7.173), whose translation MTQPNTKQQKMSHSLKIQLRSSDATVPTKGSSTAAGYDIYASQQCVIPSRGQGLVGTDISFTVPVGTYGRIAPRSGLAVKNGIQTGAGVVDRDYTGEVKVVLFNHSEKDFEIKKGDRVAQLILEKIVDDAEIVVVESLEDSERGAGGFGSTGK comes from the coding sequence ATGACCCAACCAAACActaaacaacaaaaaatgtCCCATTCTCTAAAAATCCAATTGCGTTCATCAGATGCCACTGTCCCAACTAAAGGTTCTTCCACCGCTGCTGGTTACGATATTTATGCTTCTCAACAATGCGTTATTCCATCTCGTGGTCAAGGTTTAGTTGGCACTGATATTTCTTTCACCGTCCCAGTTGGTACATATGGTAGAATTGCTCCAAGATCTGGTTTAGCCGTTAAAAACGGTATCCAGACTGGAGCTGGTGTTGTTGACAGAGACTATACTGGTGAGGTTAAGGTTGTTTTATTCAATCACTCTGAAAAAGATTTCGAAATTAAGAAAGGTGATCGTGTAGCCCAATTgattttggaaaaaattGTCGATGATGCAGAAATTGTCGTTGTTGAATCTTTAGAAGACAGCGAAAGAGGTGCTGGTGGTTTTGGTTCCACTGGTAAATAA
- the TRS20 gene encoding TRAPP subunit TRS20 (similar to Saccharomyces cerevisiae TRS20 (YBR254C); ancestral locus Anc_7.176) has protein sequence MSQYFAIIGKDDNPVYEAEFSGKLGPQGQIQGFPQDLKELNPFILHASLDIIEDLQWQPNLSLQGGAAGSGGSGGFLRSRNNTNASNCYLGKVDHFYGIIITAYLTYSGMKFVMLHGNSVSTTVQIDDNNVKSFYQDVHELYTKTILNPFYNVGDPISSASFDSRVRALARKYLGK, from the coding sequence atgtcCCAATATTTTGCTATTATAGGGAAGGACGATAATCCTGTGTATGAAGCAGAATTTTCCGGTAAATTAGGTCCACAAGGTCAAATACAAGGGTTTCCTCAGGATTTGAAGGAATTGAATCCATTTATATTACATGCATCATTAGATATAATAGAAGATTTACAATGGCAGCCGAATTTGTCATTACAAGGTGGAGCTGCCGGCTCCGGTGGATCTGGAGGATTTTTGAGGTCaagaaataatacaaatGCAAGCAATTGCTACCTTGGTAAAGTTGATCATTTTTATGGTATTATAATTACTGCATATTTGACTTACAGTGGCATGAAATTTGTGATGCTCCATGGGAATTCAGTATCGACAACTGTTCAAATAGATGATAATAACGTCAAGTCGTTTTACCAAGACGTTCATGAATTATATACAAAGACAATTTTAAATCCATTTTACAATGTTGGCGATCCTATTAGTAGTGCTTCCTTTGATTCTAGAGTACGAGCATTGGCTAGAAAATACTTAGGAAAATAA
- the MTC4 gene encoding Mtc4p (similar to Saccharomyces cerevisiae YBR255W; ancestral locus Anc_7.177) codes for MSFTNQKDEVTIYNKMTTPETFASSNRPKSTVNIEGIKLLTKILVDNKQGLKDDLNYDINTVDNNNNIKSEKELLKKDIALNNGIISSQKNKILNEAARNTVYISKGARANAERVRSYLDYFYAILERNMTIRNDGRHKHENIEGIYNPLQLIRNRKIRKKYDESPPRVMFVSRSPIIAIKKFSSKPNRKFPWYVDISERASDLSWRTAHWNELIGPDGEPWVKLPNSNHKYKHIKHFRTHSGHNHISTASFKKPSLVTHDSYGTSSKATEEDINGDKLQHNLNANLSPDMHDSVSDLSDEQKEESTQSERGRVKKLGKMIEKSKQWSKSPTFKRKTMHLWKILLQIILERLTKGSSNISLNESVLESSQSTQNSINCNNTSPEQRSNNLQNVPIKTIRNKNEKETLSKSSVNSQSNSLNVPMSSSRSSKIPKNTNMTVSDSYPHKELILDMQLQRYQKDIRYIKATIGIMQNRIQTHKKFKSCQLKKRIATLNVDDDSNAIGMANDILNIYNKKLDEVLKEGNDWNSKWINDYSIRVETLISSIDRIMTDVNTTLTLKLKLFQESAEKHVSLRNLRARKFSKIGYKLLELFIVLFLWSIWFIVMIFRNIRFAFFLLLNVIKWLLW; via the coding sequence ATGTCATTTACTAATCAAAAAGATGAAGTTACAATTTACAACAAGATGACTACACCTGAAACATTTGCATCAAGTAATCGTCCTAAAAGTACTGTGAATATTGAAGgtataaaattattaactaaGATTTTAGTAGATAACAAACAAGGTTTGAAAGATGACTTGAACTATGACATAAACACAGTagacaataataataacatcaaATCAGAAAAAGAGCTTCttaaaaaagatattgCCTTAAATAATGGTATTATATCTTCtcagaaaaataaaatactgAACGAAGCTGCACGTAACACTGTATATATTTCGAAGGGAGCTAGAGCTAACGCTGAAAGAGTAAGAAGTTATTTAGATTATTTTTATGCAATTTTAGAAAGAAACATGACCATTCGAAATGATGGAAGACACAAACATGAAAACATCGAAGGTATCTATAACCCTTTACAACTGATAAGGAACAGAAAAATTAGGaaaaaatatgatgaaTCACCACCTAGGGTTATGTTTGTTTCTAGATCTCCTATTATTGctataaaaaaattttcatctaAGCCAAATAGAAAGTTTCCATGGTATGTAGATATTAGTGAACGAGCTAGTGATTTAAGTTGGAGAACAGCGCATTGGAACGAGTTAATAGGCCCTGATGGCGAGCCATGGGTGAAGCTTCCTAATAGTAatcataaatataaacatatcAAACATTTTAGAACCCACTCTGGTCACAATCATATTAGCACGGCGTCTTTTAAAAAACCATCATTAGTAACACATGATTCTTATGGTACTTCTTCAAAAGCAACCGAGGAAGATATTAATGGGGACAAATTGCAGCATAACTTAAATGCGAATCTGAGCCCTGACATGCATGATTCAGTTTCGGACCTTTCAGATGAGCAAAAGGAGGAATCCACACAGTCAGAAAGAGGAAGAGTTAAAAAATTGGGAAAAATGATAGAGAAATCAAAACAATGGTCTAAGTCACCaacatttaaaagaaaaacaatgCATCTATGGAAAATCTTACTGCAAATCATCTTAGAACGCCTTACAAAAGGTTCAAGTAACATTAGTTTGAATGAATCTGTATTGGAAAGTTCACAAAGCACACagaattcaattaattgcAACAATACGAGTCCTGAACAGAGgtcaaataatttacaaaacGTACCCATAAAAACtataagaaataaaaatgagaaGGAAACGTTAAGTAAATCCTCAGTTAACAGTCAGAGTAATAGTTTAAACGTTCCCATGTCTAGTTCTCGTTCATCTAAAATACCTAAAAATACTAATATGACTGTCTCAGATTCATATCCACATAAAGAGTTAATACTTGACATGCAATTGCAAAGATATCAAAAAGATATCCgttatattaaagcaaCAATTGGAATTATGCAAAATAGAATACAAACCCATAAAAAGTTCAAGAGCTGTCAATTAAAAAAGCGTATCGCTACCTTGAATGTTGATGATGATTCAAATGCCATTGGTATGGCTaatgatatattgaatatctATAACAAAAAGTTAGACGAAGTTTTGAAAGAAGGGAATGATTGGAACTCAAAATGGATCAATGATTATTCCATAAGAGTCGAGACACTTATTTCAAGCATAGACAGAATAATGACAGATGTCAATACAACTctaacattaaaattaaaattatttcaagaATCAGCTGAAAAACATGTCAGTTTAAGAAATTTGAGAGCCAGaaagttttcaaaaattggaTACAAATTActagaattatttattgtgTTATTTTTATGGTCCATCTGGTTCATTGTTATGATATTTAGAAATATCAGGTTtgctttctttttattattaaatgtaATAAAATGGTTATTGTGGTAA